The following proteins come from a genomic window of Aquimarina sp. MAR_2010_214:
- a CDS encoding TonB-dependent receptor encodes MRLFIFLLLTMFFVLPGNAQKITIFSTTSNQPIPNVAIYNKIKSKSAITDFDGVADISAFSDTEILYFTHVSHLSISMIKSKIPKSLSIYLKPDENQLSEVVISVSKWEQEQKEITQKIVSISSNDIALSMPQTSADLLQSSGQVFIQKSQLGGGSPIIRGFSTNRLLLTVDGVRMNTAIFRGGNVQNVISVDPFTVDRTEVILGPGSVVYGSDAVGGVMNFYTTQPKFAINNKNKLSGNALIRYASASNEKTGHVDFNIGLEKWAFLTSVSYTDFDDLKMGSHGPDDYLRNEYVEILNGEDYIIQNDNPKKQVFTGYDQINLLQKIRFMPNEKWDFNASLIYTETSDFPRYDRLIRRRNGNLRSAEWFYGPQLWFMGNLQVSHKSKNKLYDKMKITAAYQYFEESRNDRNFRSDILERTQEQVDAYSLNWDFEKKFSNKTTLYYGLEYVLNQVYSDGSERNIDTNIIEDAPSRYPDGSTWQSIAAYLSIKHKLSEKLRFQGGLRYNRIILYSEYDDKFFDFPFTEANIDTEALTGTAGLSWFPNNMIQWKLNFSTAFRAPNIDDVGKIFDSEPGSVVVPNPDIKSEYAYNGEIGVKLNFDKNISVDLSTYYTHLKDALIRRDYSLNGQTEIEFGGELSNVQAIQNAANARIYGFEAGIEYKFFENFKLTSKYTFVGGEEESDDGTTAPSRHVSPQFGTTKLSYISPKFTIDAFAIYNGEFSYEDLAPSQQNNDFLYAKDQDGNPYSPSWYTFNLRTQYQVTRNIKGILSIENITDQRYRPYSSGIAGAGRNFILSVKYTL; translated from the coding sequence ATGCGGTTATTTATATTTCTTTTGTTGACTATGTTTTTTGTATTGCCTGGCAATGCTCAAAAAATCACGATATTTAGTACTACAAGTAATCAACCTATTCCTAATGTAGCTATTTACAATAAGATTAAGTCTAAGAGTGCTATTACTGATTTTGATGGAGTAGCCGATATTTCTGCGTTTTCTGATACCGAAATCTTATACTTTACTCATGTCTCACATTTGAGTATAAGTATGATTAAGTCTAAAATACCAAAATCACTTTCTATATATTTAAAGCCAGATGAAAACCAACTTTCTGAAGTTGTTATTTCAGTATCAAAATGGGAGCAAGAACAAAAAGAAATTACACAAAAAATAGTAAGTATTTCTTCTAATGATATTGCATTGTCTATGCCGCAAACATCTGCTGATCTTTTACAAAGTAGTGGACAGGTTTTTATTCAAAAAAGCCAACTGGGAGGAGGAAGTCCTATCATTAGAGGTTTTTCTACGAATCGATTATTGCTTACCGTAGATGGAGTACGAATGAATACTGCAATTTTTAGAGGAGGAAATGTGCAAAATGTAATTTCGGTTGATCCCTTTACTGTAGATAGAACAGAGGTAATATTAGGGCCAGGTTCTGTTGTATACGGTAGTGATGCAGTAGGTGGGGTAATGAATTTTTATACTACACAACCTAAATTTGCCATAAATAATAAGAATAAATTAAGTGGTAATGCACTTATTAGATATGCCAGTGCCAGCAATGAAAAAACGGGACATGTGGATTTTAATATTGGATTAGAGAAATGGGCATTTTTGACAAGTGTAAGCTATACAGATTTTGACGATTTAAAAATGGGAAGTCATGGTCCCGATGACTATTTGAGAAATGAATATGTAGAAATCTTAAATGGAGAAGATTATATAATTCAAAATGATAATCCGAAAAAACAAGTGTTTACAGGGTATGATCAGATTAATTTATTACAGAAAATTCGTTTTATGCCTAACGAAAAATGGGATTTTAATGCGAGTCTTATCTATACAGAGACATCAGATTTTCCTCGGTATGATCGCTTGATTAGAAGGAGAAATGGAAATTTAAGATCTGCCGAATGGTTTTATGGACCACAGCTTTGGTTTATGGGTAATCTACAGGTGTCACATAAATCAAAAAACAAGCTGTATGATAAAATGAAAATCACTGCAGCATATCAATATTTTGAAGAAAGTAGAAATGATCGTAATTTTAGAAGTGATATCCTAGAAAGAACTCAAGAACAGGTAGATGCTTACTCTTTAAATTGGGACTTTGAAAAAAAGTTTAGCAATAAGACCACATTGTATTATGGATTAGAATATGTGCTGAATCAAGTATATTCTGATGGGTCAGAACGCAATATTGATACTAATATCATTGAAGATGCACCTTCGAGATATCCAGATGGGTCTACCTGGCAATCTATAGCGGCATACTTAAGTATAAAGCATAAGTTAAGCGAGAAACTAAGATTTCAAGGAGGATTGCGATATAATAGAATCATCTTGTATTCAGAATATGATGATAAATTTTTTGATTTCCCATTTACAGAAGCAAATATTGATACCGAAGCATTAACAGGTACTGCGGGGCTAAGTTGGTTTCCTAATAATATGATACAATGGAAATTGAACTTCTCTACAGCTTTTAGAGCACCTAATATTGATGATGTTGGTAAGATTTTTGACTCAGAACCTGGATCTGTGGTAGTACCTAATCCTGATATAAAATCAGAATATGCGTATAATGGTGAAATAGGAGTAAAATTAAATTTTGATAAAAACATATCTGTAGATTTGTCGACGTATTATACGCATCTTAAAGATGCATTAATACGAAGAGATTATAGCCTAAATGGGCAAACAGAAATCGAATTTGGAGGAGAACTTAGTAATGTACAAGCTATTCAAAATGCTGCAAATGCCAGAATATATGGTTTTGAAGCAGGAATAGAGTACAAGTTTTTTGAGAATTTTAAACTAACATCTAAGTATACTTTTGTTGGAGGAGAAGAAGAATCTGATGACGGCACGACAGCTCCATCAAGACATGTTTCTCCTCAATTTGGAACTACTAAATTGAGTTACATATCACCTAAATTTACAATCGATGCTTTTGCTATATATAATGGAGAGTTTAGTTATGAGGATCTAGCACCTTCTCAACAAAATAATGATTTTTTATATGCCAAAGATCAAGATGGGAATCCATATTCTCCATCCTGGTATACCTTTAACCTTAGGACACAATACCAAGTAACTAGAAATATAAAAGGAATATTATCGATAGAAAATATTACTGACCAACGATATCGCCCGTATTCTTCTGGAATTGCTGGAGCAGGTAGAAATTTTATCCTATCAGTAAAATATACACTTTAA
- a CDS encoding HAD family hydrolase, with protein sequence MKNTLFIFDIDGTLTDSVPMYLISVTKSLLALGISDIDTDYDRYKHHTDSYALRYNYERNFKTAFPESLLDDFEIDLIHQMNMFDPVKEIDGAKSLIRFFKEDNIPFCFATGALPKPAMIKLDQCDIWYDEKLLATSKTHESREGFVLDAIERSKLYYGKENFDRIVSIGDGVWDLKTAQNLSLDFVGIGDKNKVKLLENGAKHCFSTLSAFKKSLI encoded by the coding sequence ATGAAGAATACATTATTCATATTTGATATCGATGGAACACTCACAGATAGTGTGCCTATGTATTTGATTTCGGTTACAAAATCGTTATTAGCATTGGGAATTTCTGATATCGATACCGATTATGATAGGTATAAACACCATACCGATAGTTATGCATTGAGATATAATTACGAGCGCAATTTTAAGACAGCCTTTCCAGAGTCATTACTGGATGATTTTGAGATTGATTTGATTCATCAAATGAACATGTTTGATCCTGTAAAAGAAATTGATGGTGCTAAATCATTAATTCGGTTTTTTAAAGAGGATAACATTCCTTTTTGTTTTGCCACAGGAGCATTACCAAAACCTGCAATGATCAAATTAGATCAATGTGATATTTGGTATGATGAAAAACTATTAGCAACTTCAAAAACGCACGAGTCGAGAGAAGGATTTGTTTTGGATGCTATAGAAAGGTCAAAGTTGTATTATGGTAAAGAAAATTTTGATCGTATTGTATCCATAGGAGATGGTGTTTGGGATTTGAAAACAGCTCAAAATTTATCTCTTGATTTTGTAGGGATAGGAGATAAGAATAAAGTAAAATTACTAGAAAACGGAGCTAAACACTGCTTTTCTACGCTATCAGCATTCAAAAAATCACTAATTTAA
- a CDS encoding TlpA disulfide reductase family protein, protein MIRYKTQFRIQFLLICALFLTIGCTQKPQQKEEILIPIHQTLENDPFLIPTMPFTMLDAIPKEFIGIPDVDTVVVGRLTLNDGHEIRKLKKEKKLTDKLRTKIREQELFCVSGYQEDKQFYILDKNRNKDFSDDELILFDRSLSTDRDKAKDFFKTFLMPYKKIEKDTFIGTAKSIKVIPNTYSYRYNEMTPIQKIKSSLQLVSLQLGYWYGEFTYNDKNYKVAMKEYGLGGKSFAIFQESNKDFLKRSSGYYIEYNEGDMVRLDSTYFLMDRINLNAKEIYLRKLELKGKVYGEHTGNYIKDYKLNTLTGDTITLSSLFDNNTYLVLDFWGTWCGPCKKLTPDLKKLREENKDKLAILGIAYQEDVTKVRKYVNSNAIEWQQTYVKGKPKSASTIKPKIISELKVMSYPTFIILNKDLKIMYRGHGGSYKEMLGVIKTL, encoded by the coding sequence ATGATTCGCTATAAAACACAATTTAGAATACAATTTCTTTTGATCTGTGCTCTGTTTTTAACTATAGGCTGTACACAAAAACCACAACAAAAGGAGGAAATTCTGATACCAATACATCAAACATTAGAAAATGACCCTTTTCTTATACCTACAATGCCATTCACCATGCTGGATGCTATACCAAAAGAATTTATTGGGATCCCCGATGTAGATACAGTAGTTGTAGGTAGATTAACACTTAATGATGGACATGAAATCAGAAAACTAAAAAAAGAAAAAAAACTGACCGACAAACTAAGAACTAAAATTAGAGAGCAGGAACTGTTTTGTGTAAGTGGATATCAAGAGGATAAACAGTTCTATATCCTGGATAAAAACAGGAATAAGGATTTTAGCGATGACGAGCTAATCCTTTTTGATCGCAGTTTGAGTACCGATAGAGATAAGGCCAAGGATTTTTTTAAAACTTTTTTAATGCCTTATAAAAAGATAGAAAAAGATACTTTTATAGGAACTGCTAAGTCTATAAAAGTAATTCCAAATACGTATTCTTACCGTTATAACGAAATGACCCCAATACAAAAAATCAAAAGTAGTTTACAATTGGTATCACTACAACTAGGCTATTGGTATGGAGAGTTTACCTATAATGATAAGAACTATAAAGTCGCAATGAAAGAATATGGTTTGGGTGGAAAAAGTTTTGCAATTTTTCAGGAATCAAACAAGGATTTTTTAAAAAGATCCAGTGGGTATTATATCGAATATAATGAGGGGGATATGGTACGATTGGATTCGACTTATTTTCTAATGGATAGAATCAACTTAAACGCTAAAGAAATATATTTAAGAAAATTAGAGCTTAAAGGCAAAGTATATGGAGAACATACGGGAAACTATATCAAAGATTACAAATTAAATACGCTTACAGGAGATACCATTACATTATCCAGCCTCTTTGACAACAATACATATCTAGTCCTGGATTTCTGGGGAACCTGGTGTGGCCCCTGTAAAAAGTTAACCCCGGATTTAAAAAAATTAAGAGAAGAAAACAAAGACAAACTGGCTATTCTAGGCATCGCTTATCAGGAAGATGTTACCAAAGTCAGGAAGTATGTAAACAGTAATGCTATAGAATGGCAACAAACCTATGTAAAAGGAAAACCCAAAAGTGCTAGTACTATTAAACCAAAGATCATCTCAGAGCTTAAGGTTATGAGCTATCCTACATTTATAATTCTAAATAAAGATTTAAAAATTATGTATCGAGGTCATGGGGGTTCTTATAAAGAAATGCTTGGGGTTATTAAAACATTATAA
- a CDS encoding nuclear transport factor 2 family protein codes for MQKLILSLLLIVNSFCFAQQNTEINTTLEQWHKAAADANFEAYFGLMTEDAIFIGTDPTENWNNSEFKAFAKPYFDKGKAWSFSTLERNIFAKKESDIVWFDELLDTQMGICRGSGILQKTANGWKIKHYVLSIAIPNENVAEITKLKKEFDTTLMQKLRTTIN; via the coding sequence ATGCAAAAGCTCATTCTATCTTTACTGCTAATCGTCAACAGTTTTTGTTTTGCACAACAAAATACTGAAATCAATACTACTCTTGAGCAATGGCACAAAGCTGCTGCCGATGCTAATTTTGAAGCCTATTTTGGGTTAATGACAGAGGATGCTATTTTTATAGGAACAGATCCTACAGAAAATTGGAATAACTCTGAATTTAAAGCTTTTGCCAAACCTTATTTTGATAAAGGAAAAGCCTGGAGCTTCTCTACTCTTGAAAGAAATATTTTTGCAAAAAAAGAAAGTGATATCGTGTGGTTTGATGAGTTATTAGATACTCAAATGGGGATTTGTCGTGGTAGTGGTATTCTTCAAAAAACGGCTAATGGCTGGAAAATAAAGCACTATGTGTTATCTATTGCTATCCCTAATGAAAATGTAGCCGAAATCACCAAGCTTAAAAAAGAGTTTGACACCACCTTAATGCAAAAGCTAAGAACTACTATAAATTAA
- a CDS encoding ATP-binding cassette domain-containing protein, translated as MIHIALQKELTAANGAMQLDININIEQSQLVTLYGDSGAGKTSILRMIAGLLQADEGSITVNQKTWLDTKKGICLKPQQRKIGFVFQDYALFPNMTVKENLLFAVEKGQNKEIVNELIDIIELGDLQDRKPKNLSGGQKQRVALARALVRKPEILMLDEPLSALDIKMRTKLQDYILNVHKQFNLTTLLISHEIGEVIKMSDSVFIIENGKIIKQGKPIEVFTTKQVSGKFQFSGEIIQIEQEDIIYIVTILIGSNFVKIVAEEDDIKTITIGDKVIVASKAFNPLFQKIG; from the coding sequence ATGATACATATAGCTTTGCAAAAAGAATTAACGGCAGCAAATGGAGCGATGCAACTTGATATTAATATCAATATCGAGCAAAGTCAATTAGTTACACTATATGGAGATTCTGGAGCGGGAAAAACTTCTATCCTAAGAATGATTGCTGGATTACTACAAGCAGATGAAGGATCAATTACAGTCAATCAAAAAACATGGCTTGATACCAAAAAGGGAATTTGCCTAAAACCCCAACAGCGAAAAATAGGATTTGTATTTCAGGATTATGCTTTGTTTCCTAATATGACTGTAAAAGAAAATCTTCTTTTTGCAGTAGAAAAAGGACAAAACAAGGAAATTGTTAATGAACTCATAGATATTATCGAATTAGGTGATCTACAAGATCGAAAGCCAAAAAATCTTTCGGGAGGGCAAAAACAAAGAGTAGCCCTAGCAAGAGCATTGGTAAGAAAGCCAGAAATCTTAATGCTGGATGAGCCTCTTTCTGCATTGGATATAAAAATGCGTACCAAACTACAAGACTATATTCTTAACGTACATAAGCAATTTAATTTAACCACTCTATTGATAAGTCATGAGATAGGCGAGGTTATAAAAATGTCTGATAGTGTATTTATTATTGAAAACGGAAAAATAATCAAACAAGGAAAACCAATTGAAGTATTTACTACGAAACAAGTAAGTGGAAAATTTCAGTTTTCCGGAGAAATAATTCAAATTGAACAAGAAGATATCATTTATATTGTTACCATTTTGATAGGTTCAAACTTTGTAAAAATAGTTGCCGAAGAAGATGACATTAAAACAATTACTATAGGAGATAAAGTAATTGTTGCTTCGAAAGCGTTTAATCCTCTATTTCAAAAGATAGGTTAA
- the modB gene encoding molybdate ABC transporter permease subunit produces MDWQPLILTFKLALVTTLLLLVISIPLSYWLAHTKSRVKPFLETLVSMPLVLPPTVLGFYMLVAFSPSNAFGSWLNEYLGIQLIFSFQGLVIASVIYSLPFMVHPIQAGFSNLPSSITEASYVLGKSKITTLFKVLLPNIKPSLLTGVVLAFAHTIGEFGVVLMIGGNMPGKTKVASIAIYDEVEALNYDVANWYSLILFAITFSILLLVYLINGGYLKRFWK; encoded by the coding sequence ATGGATTGGCAACCTTTAATATTAACATTTAAACTCGCATTAGTTACCACGCTTTTGTTATTGGTTATTTCTATACCTCTATCCTATTGGCTTGCTCATACAAAATCAAGAGTAAAACCGTTTTTAGAAACTCTGGTGAGTATGCCTTTAGTTTTACCTCCTACCGTTTTAGGGTTTTATATGCTAGTAGCTTTTAGTCCTTCAAATGCTTTTGGAAGTTGGTTAAACGAGTATCTTGGGATACAACTTATTTTTTCATTCCAGGGACTTGTTATTGCATCTGTTATCTATAGTTTACCTTTCATGGTACATCCTATTCAAGCTGGATTTTCGAATTTGCCTTCATCAATAACAGAAGCCTCCTATGTATTAGGAAAATCTAAAATTACAACTCTTTTCAAAGTATTACTTCCTAATATAAAACCATCATTACTCACAGGAGTTGTATTGGCTTTTGCGCATACCATTGGTGAATTTGGTGTCGTATTAATGATTGGTGGCAATATGCCCGGAAAAACAAAAGTGGCCTCTATTGCTATTTATGATGAAGTAGAAGCTCTTAACTACGATGTAGCAAATTGGTATTCGCTCATCTTATTTGCAATTACATTTAGCATCTTATTATTGGTATATCTAATCAATGGTGGGTATTTAAAAAGATTCTGGAAATGA
- a CDS encoding molybdopterin-binding protein, whose product MNVLQGKITSIKTNGSLSLVTVGIDDIYFNTIIIETPDTASYLKQGNHIKMIFKETEVIVGKGVEHSLSIQNKAIGEIINIKKGKLLSTVIIDSTVGHLTAIITSDAADQMQLEIGEKITAMIKTTEIMLSE is encoded by the coding sequence ATGAATGTCCTACAGGGTAAAATAACATCTATAAAAACCAACGGTAGTTTATCATTGGTTACTGTAGGTATTGATGATATTTATTTTAATACTATCATAATCGAAACACCCGATACGGCTTCCTATTTAAAACAAGGAAATCATATCAAAATGATTTTCAAAGAAACAGAAGTAATTGTTGGGAAAGGAGTAGAACACTCTTTAAGTATACAAAACAAAGCTATAGGAGAGATTATTAATATAAAAAAAGGAAAATTATTAAGCACAGTAATTATTGATTCTACAGTTGGACACCTAACCGCAATTATTACTTCTGATGCTGCTGATCAAATGCAATTAGAAATTGGCGAAAAAATCACCGCTATGATTAAAACTACCGAAATAATGTTATCAGAATGA
- the modA gene encoding molybdate ABC transporter substrate-binding protein has product MKKAIFIFLTYLTVTTTIGCQRKQEEKLTIAVAANMQFAMKELSKAFTVQTGIVCDLIISSSGKLTAQIKEGAPFDIFVSANMKYPKELFNSGFATKAPKIYGYGKLVMGSMIDSIHPSLEILKSSKINHIAIANPKMAPYGMATIEVLKKHNLYESVKNKLVYGESILQTNQFIISKSAEIGFTSKSVVLSPEMNNKGNWIDIEDTDHSAIAQGVVILNHNNQEKAKKFYDFLSSAEARRILESFGYLTKEN; this is encoded by the coding sequence ATGAAAAAAGCAATATTCATATTTCTTACATATTTGACGGTAACTACTACGATAGGATGTCAACGAAAACAAGAGGAAAAATTAACTATTGCTGTAGCTGCTAATATGCAATTTGCGATGAAAGAACTATCAAAAGCTTTTACAGTCCAAACAGGTATCGTTTGTGATCTCATTATAAGCTCATCGGGAAAACTAACTGCGCAAATCAAAGAAGGTGCTCCTTTTGATATATTTGTTTCTGCCAACATGAAATATCCAAAAGAATTATTTAATAGTGGTTTTGCGACTAAAGCACCCAAGATTTATGGATATGGAAAATTGGTTATGGGATCAATGATTGATAGTATTCACCCTTCACTAGAAATTCTGAAAAGTTCGAAAATAAACCATATTGCAATTGCAAACCCTAAAATGGCTCCTTATGGCATGGCTACAATTGAGGTTCTGAAAAAACACAACCTATATGAAAGTGTAAAGAATAAATTAGTTTATGGAGAAAGTATTTTACAAACTAATCAGTTTATTATCTCAAAATCCGCAGAAATTGGTTTTACTTCAAAATCCGTAGTTTTATCTCCAGAAATGAACAATAAAGGAAATTGGATTGATATAGAAGATACTGATCATTCTGCGATTGCTCAAGGTGTTGTTATTCTTAACCATAATAATCAAGAAAAGGCAAAAAAATTCTACGACTTTTTATCTTCTGCAGAAGCAAGAAGAATTCTCGAAAGTTTTGGGTATTTAACAAAAGAAAACTAG
- a CDS encoding M1 family metallopeptidase, with protein MSTIILKRTYISVLCFFSLFFNTQAQKHQERFETIDILNYKFDIQLSDTNNQIEGTAEIKIRFKKAVTTFVLDFVKKKSNGKGMSVYTVSENKNNITSYTHDNNQLIFNIDATKQDEIRIYTIQYKGIPEDGLIISKNKYNERTFFGDNWPDRSKNWLPVVDHPSDKATVEWVITAPSHYQTIGNGMMVEKTNISDNKIITRWRMVNPIPTKVMVIGAARFAVEEQGEIYGIPVSSWVYPQDREKGFSDYTLATPIIDYMINHIGPFPFKKLANVQSKTRFGGMENAGNIFYAERSVTGTGSNEALIAHEVAHQWFGNSASELNWHHIWLSEGFATYFTNLYFENKYGRDQFVDRIKAERLTIIDYTKKNPAPIVNPNIEDYMQLLNPYSYQKGGWILHMLRRELGDQLFWKSIRTYYETYKYSNALSEDLQRIMEHISGKDLSLFFKQWLYQIGHPKLEATWDYKNELLQVEIHQNQKSSIYNFPLDIKITYKDGTMAIETVMISEKIQISKIVSKKQVTSIELDPNTWLLFELISLNKK; from the coding sequence ATGAGCACAATTATTCTAAAAAGAACATATATAAGCGTATTATGTTTTTTTTCCTTGTTTTTTAATACTCAAGCCCAAAAGCATCAGGAGCGTTTTGAAACCATCGATATTCTTAATTATAAATTCGACATACAATTATCGGATACAAACAATCAAATTGAAGGTACTGCAGAAATCAAAATCAGATTCAAAAAAGCAGTCACAACCTTTGTTCTCGATTTTGTTAAAAAGAAATCAAATGGTAAAGGGATGTCAGTTTATACTGTTTCAGAAAACAAAAACAATATTACTTCCTATACACACGATAACAACCAGCTCATCTTTAATATTGATGCAACCAAACAAGATGAAATTAGAATATATACTATACAATATAAAGGTATTCCCGAAGATGGATTGATCATTTCAAAAAACAAATACAATGAACGTACTTTTTTTGGAGATAACTGGCCCGATAGAAGTAAAAATTGGTTACCAGTAGTGGATCATCCTTCAGATAAAGCAACTGTCGAATGGGTCATTACTGCACCTTCTCATTATCAAACTATTGGTAATGGTATGATGGTTGAGAAAACAAATATTTCCGATAATAAAATAATAACTCGCTGGAGAATGGTTAACCCAATACCTACCAAAGTGATGGTTATTGGTGCGGCAAGATTCGCTGTAGAAGAACAAGGAGAAATTTATGGGATTCCTGTTTCCTCCTGGGTGTATCCACAAGATAGAGAAAAAGGGTTTAGTGACTATACTTTAGCAACTCCTATTATTGATTATATGATTAATCACATCGGTCCTTTTCCTTTTAAAAAATTAGCCAATGTACAATCTAAAACTCGTTTTGGAGGAATGGAAAATGCTGGTAATATTTTTTACGCAGAAAGGAGTGTAACAGGTACCGGAAGTAACGAAGCTTTGATTGCTCATGAAGTAGCTCATCAATGGTTTGGAAATTCTGCCTCTGAACTCAATTGGCATCATATATGGCTTAGTGAAGGCTTTGCTACTTACTTCACAAATCTATATTTTGAAAATAAGTATGGTAGAGATCAATTCGTTGATAGAATAAAAGCAGAACGTCTTACCATAATAGATTATACCAAAAAAAATCCCGCACCGATAGTAAATCCTAATATAGAAGATTATATGCAATTGCTCAATCCATACTCTTATCAAAAAGGAGGTTGGATATTACATATGTTACGAAGAGAATTAGGTGATCAGCTTTTTTGGAAAAGCATTCGTACATATTATGAAACCTATAAATATAGCAATGCCTTATCAGAAGATTTGCAAAGAATCATGGAACATATTTCTGGGAAAGACTTATCCCTCTTTTTTAAGCAATGGCTTTATCAAATAGGACATCCCAAACTAGAAGCTACATGGGATTATAAAAATGAACTCTTACAGGTAGAAATACATCAAAATCAAAAAAGTAGTATTTATAATTTCCCTCTTGATATAAAAATAACATACAAAGATGGAACTATGGCAATAGAAACAGTTATGATTTCTGAAAAGATACAAATATCAAAAATTGTATCAAAGAAACAAGTGACTTCTATAGAACTCGATCCAAATACCTGGTTGCTTTTTGAGTTGATATCTTTAAACAAAAAATAG
- a CDS encoding GNAT family N-acetyltransferase gives MKNIVTSKDNYTISTDKNKLDISMIHNFLTNESGWSDGISYDIVKTSIENSLNFGLYSGDKQIGYARVISDYATIAYLGDIFILKKHRGLGLSKWLMEIIMEHPDLQNLRRWILLTSTAEWLYEKYGFTKLPKPEIYMEKFDPNVYAK, from the coding sequence ATGAAAAATATTGTCACAAGTAAAGACAATTATACTATATCAACAGATAAAAATAAGTTGGATATCTCAATGATACATAATTTTCTAACCAATGAATCGGGATGGAGTGATGGGATTTCATATGATATTGTAAAGACATCAATAGAGAATTCTCTTAATTTTGGGCTTTATTCCGGGGATAAACAAATTGGTTATGCAAGAGTGATTTCTGACTATGCAACTATTGCTTATTTAGGAGATATTTTTATCCTAAAGAAACATAGAGGTTTAGGGCTTAGCAAATGGCTAATGGAAATTATCATGGAACACCCTGATTTACAAAATTTAAGACGTTGGATTTTACTAACAAGTACTGCTGAGTGGTTATATGAAAAGTACGGGTTTACAAAGCTTCCAAAACCAGAAATTTATATGGAAAAATTTGATCCTAATGTGTATGCAAAATAA
- a CDS encoding SRPBCC domain-containing protein, which translates to MSNQSEPNNRTVTLKRTFNAPIKLVWEAWIHPEHIAQWWGPKGINTKVIEHDFKVGGKWKYTMQMPDGNEFISDGVYLEIVELEKICSSANFKPMTEGVEIQALFEKNGDKTNFTFNVIHPTEEYCEQQTKMGIMNGWGSVFDRLGQFLEEK; encoded by the coding sequence ATGAGTAATCAAAGTGAACCAAACAATCGAACTGTAACTCTAAAAAGAACCTTTAACGCCCCTATAAAATTAGTTTGGGAAGCCTGGATCCATCCCGAACATATCGCTCAATGGTGGGGGCCAAAAGGAATCAACACAAAAGTTATTGAACATGATTTTAAAGTTGGTGGTAAGTGGAAATATACTATGCAAATGCCAGACGGGAACGAATTCATTTCTGATGGTGTATATTTAGAAATTGTCGAGCTCGAAAAAATATGTTCTTCCGCAAACTTCAAACCCATGACAGAAGGTGTAGAAATACAAGCTCTATTTGAAAAAAATGGAGACAAAACCAATTTTACTTTTAATGTCATACATCCAACAGAAGAATATTGTGAACAACAAACAAAAATGGGTATTATGAATGGTTGGGGATCTGTTTTTGATAGACTTGGACAGTTTCTTGAAGAAAAATAA
- a CDS encoding helix-turn-helix transcriptional regulator: MRRDVFQAIADPVRREIIELLANETLTVNTVAQKFDVSRPAISKHLKILKECGIITINKQGRERLCQIQPRNLIPAFLWIEQYRNLWEDRLDSFENYLTKLQTKNKENE, encoded by the coding sequence ATGAGAAGAGATGTCTTTCAAGCAATAGCCGACCCGGTTAGAAGAGAAATTATAGAGTTACTGGCAAACGAAACATTGACTGTAAATACCGTAGCACAAAAATTTGACGTTAGTCGCCCCGCTATTTCAAAACACCTAAAAATCTTAAAAGAGTGTGGCATAATAACTATTAATAAGCAAGGGAGAGAACGGTTATGCCAAATTCAACCCAGAAACCTTATCCCCGCTTTCTTATGGATAGAACAATATCGAAATCTCTGGGAAGACAGACTGGATTCTTTCGAAAATTATTTAACCAAATTACAAACAAAAAATAAAGAAAATGAGTAA